A window of Lepidochelys kempii isolate rLepKem1 chromosome 1, rLepKem1.hap2, whole genome shotgun sequence contains these coding sequences:
- the CFAP97D2 gene encoding uncharacterized protein CFAP97D2 isoform X1 yields MHRAYQPSLPCGNKYLQQKWDKTNYEEHKKRIQTAKPVVDTTTPLTYGHLHLKLKKLKLEKERLSVIERDNHLLLEKISCIMRTKGRIDNKNYCQAKSLNREKREKELLRVSQENRAILDRITKCEPQYQVQRWHEDWQRAEKYMDSIARYPRGWCKLQNRKEQKLNKKASKQEREKRDKQQNDEDVKSKTEE; encoded by the exons ATGCATAGAGCCTACCAGCCAAGTTTACCTTGTGGCAACAAATATCTTCAGCAAAAATGGGACAAAACAAACTATGAAGAGCACAAGAAAAGG ATCCAGACAGCCAAACCTGTAGTGGACACCACTACTCCTCTAACGTATGGCCATCTTCACTTGAAGTTAAAGAAGCTAAAG CTTGAGAAGGAACGGCTTTCAGTCATCGAAAGAGACAATCATTTGCTGCTGGAGAAGATATCCTGCATCATGAGGACGAAAGGGCGAATtgataacaaaaattactgtCAGGCCAAAAG TTTAAACAGGGAAAAGCGAGAGAAGGAACTACTGAGAGTGAGCCAAGAGAACCGGGCCATTCTGGATAGGATTACAAAGTGTGAGCCTCAGTATCAAGTTCAGAGGTGGCATGAAGACTGGCAAAGGGCGGAAAAATACATGGACAGCATTGCAAGATATCCTCGTGGGTGGTGTAAATTGCAGAATCGAAAG GaacaaaaattaaacaagaaagcatcaaaacaagagagagagaaaagagataaGCAACAGAATGATGAAGATGTGAAAAGCAAGACAGAGGAGTGA
- the CFAP97D2 gene encoding uncharacterized protein CFAP97D2 isoform X2, translating to MHRAYQPSLPCGNKYLQQKWDKTNYEEHKKRIQTAKPVVDTTTPLTYGHLHLKLKKLKLEKERLSVIERDNHLLLEKISCIMRTKGRIDNKNYCQAKRSCFLDL from the exons ATGCATAGAGCCTACCAGCCAAGTTTACCTTGTGGCAACAAATATCTTCAGCAAAAATGGGACAAAACAAACTATGAAGAGCACAAGAAAAGG ATCCAGACAGCCAAACCTGTAGTGGACACCACTACTCCTCTAACGTATGGCCATCTTCACTTGAAGTTAAAGAAGCTAAAG CTTGAGAAGGAACGGCTTTCAGTCATCGAAAGAGACAATCATTTGCTGCTGGAGAAGATATCCTGCATCATGAGGACGAAAGGGCGAATtgataacaaaaattactgtCAGGCCAAAAG gtcatgttttctagacctttaa
- the CFAP97D2 gene encoding uncharacterized protein CFAP97D2 isoform X3, translating to MHRAYQPSLPCGNKYLQQKWDKTNYEEHKKRIQTAKPVVDTTTPLTYGHLHLKLKKLKLEKERLSVIERDNHLLLEKISCIMRTKGRIDNKNYCQAKRNKN from the exons ATGCATAGAGCCTACCAGCCAAGTTTACCTTGTGGCAACAAATATCTTCAGCAAAAATGGGACAAAACAAACTATGAAGAGCACAAGAAAAGG ATCCAGACAGCCAAACCTGTAGTGGACACCACTACTCCTCTAACGTATGGCCATCTTCACTTGAAGTTAAAGAAGCTAAAG CTTGAGAAGGAACGGCTTTCAGTCATCGAAAGAGACAATCATTTGCTGCTGGAGAAGATATCCTGCATCATGAGGACGAAAGGGCGAATtgataacaaaaattactgtCAGGCCAAAAG Gaacaaaaattaa